A genomic stretch from Terriglobus sp. RCC_193 includes:
- a CDS encoding TonB-dependent receptor — MKHLSKLSLVACLAAGSVTAMAQVQNGTITGTVTDTTGALIPDAAVTISSKATGLVLHIQTNKAGLYTAPQLILGTYTITVERPGFQKTVSTINLTVGQTAQVDLALKVGNENETVDVSAESAAALDSQTSNLDFTVQAKQVDNLPLNGRNPYGLAVLAPGIAPGSNFGVGVTVTRGAVVAAATNNFQSNGGIGGSNEILLDGVSLVVCCQGQPAVTPSVEFVNQFKVVTSSAPAQYGRTSGAVLNIVSKSGTNSLHGDVYEFLRNDKLDAANYFTKRSGVYPYPGHKDFRAPHRANQYGVLLTGPVYIPKIYNGKDRTFFTFNYEGIRNLAPGVGNTTVPTALMRQGIFTEGSTPIYDPNSSNSSTQNRTPIAAASCNGTSYAAGYCIPQSAWNPVAAKYLQFMPAPNIAGAALGSNNYTYIANTTSRDDQYNFRIDQNIGSSHRLFMRGTRSKNLYTNNDNFNSPTGPGGWTQTLGAYLFAVGDVYTVSSNKVVQMSYGFARQTNLQLGNNFYKYNAGDYGYSSNLLSQQQVPGLPVASFTGLAQIGYQSSYNNWAHYTHSLNGTLLWTHGKHTITTGYQGRLNMEMQSGLGNPNGGFSFGTAFTGAVRPGGSVAGTQQALASWATFLLGYPTGGSLQRQLTQAFNQFAHGLFLQDDWRVTPNLTINAGIRYDLETGFKDRRNAWADFDPTAANPIGVAGGAQFLGTGNNPSRTWATSYKEFGPRLGMSYAATPTTVFRGGYGLLFLPTSERGYSNPNIGFTQSTSIPTTSTGYTPAVKVDNPFTSGVLLPAGASAGSQVSNGTTISGVQYRNPVSYQQQWNFGMEQGLGRTFTLQLNYVGGHGVHLPMNVRYNDLQPQYFLPVGTTDFTPLTNQVANPFYNNQYVIAPGVLKNATVQQVQLNARFPQYTSGAINGLQNNSANVSYQNVGSTTYNAMQATLGIHRPNGVTGSVSYVWSKLLGNVSDLTNGFLNNNGNPGYQNFYFPQYEHSTLATDLRHRVVGTANYALPVGRGKRFGGNVPRWADLVVGGWEVNTVIQVSSGLPLSLGVSGAGNWTGSRPMYNAGVNPLNGGGTKSHIYVNGGTAIPYLNPAAFSLPATFQLGNVPRSWAAIRGPLNFSNDASIVKRFVIHDQIGLELRAEAFNVLNKVQFALPNVSVNSGATSFGFITGQANLPRNVQVAAKLRF; from the coding sequence ATGAAACATCTATCCAAACTCTCCCTGGTCGCCTGCCTTGCGGCAGGTTCCGTCACCGCAATGGCGCAGGTGCAAAACGGCACCATCACCGGCACCGTTACCGACACCACAGGCGCATTGATACCGGATGCTGCCGTCACCATCTCTTCCAAGGCCACCGGTCTGGTCCTTCACATCCAGACGAACAAGGCCGGGCTGTACACCGCTCCGCAACTCATCCTCGGCACGTACACCATCACGGTGGAGCGCCCCGGCTTTCAGAAGACGGTTTCCACCATCAACCTGACCGTAGGACAAACGGCCCAGGTGGACCTGGCTCTGAAGGTCGGTAATGAAAATGAGACCGTCGACGTTTCGGCGGAGAGCGCGGCTGCTCTGGATAGCCAGACCTCCAATCTTGACTTCACCGTCCAGGCCAAGCAGGTGGACAACCTGCCGCTGAACGGCCGCAACCCGTACGGTCTCGCCGTTCTTGCGCCGGGCATTGCCCCCGGCTCGAACTTCGGTGTCGGCGTGACCGTGACCCGTGGAGCGGTCGTCGCTGCTGCCACCAACAACTTCCAGTCAAACGGCGGCATCGGCGGATCGAATGAAATCCTGCTCGACGGTGTTTCGCTTGTGGTCTGCTGCCAGGGCCAGCCGGCGGTTACGCCGTCCGTGGAGTTCGTCAACCAGTTTAAGGTTGTCACCTCCAGCGCACCCGCGCAGTACGGACGCACCAGCGGCGCCGTGCTGAACATTGTTTCGAAGAGCGGCACGAACTCACTTCATGGCGATGTCTACGAGTTCCTCCGCAACGACAAGCTGGATGCGGCGAACTATTTCACCAAACGCAGCGGTGTGTATCCCTACCCGGGCCACAAAGACTTCCGTGCCCCACACCGTGCGAACCAGTATGGAGTGCTCCTCACCGGACCGGTGTACATTCCGAAGATCTATAACGGCAAGGACCGCACGTTCTTCACGTTTAATTACGAGGGAATTCGCAATCTGGCTCCCGGCGTTGGCAACACCACGGTCCCGACGGCTCTCATGCGTCAGGGTATCTTCACGGAAGGTTCCACACCGATATACGATCCGAATTCCTCGAATTCAAGCACGCAGAATCGTACCCCGATTGCAGCCGCCAGCTGCAATGGCACCAGCTACGCTGCCGGATACTGCATCCCTCAATCTGCCTGGAACCCCGTAGCGGCGAAGTATCTTCAGTTCATGCCGGCTCCGAATATTGCAGGCGCTGCATTGGGCTCAAACAACTACACCTACATTGCCAACACAACCAGCCGAGACGACCAATACAACTTCCGCATTGATCAGAACATTGGCTCCTCGCACCGGCTCTTCATGCGTGGTACACGCTCAAAGAACCTCTATACCAACAATGACAACTTCAACAGCCCCACCGGCCCCGGCGGCTGGACCCAGACGTTGGGTGCGTACCTGTTCGCAGTAGGCGACGTCTACACGGTTTCATCCAACAAAGTGGTGCAGATGTCGTACGGCTTTGCACGCCAGACGAACCTGCAGTTGGGCAACAACTTCTACAAATACAACGCCGGCGATTATGGCTATTCAAGCAATCTGCTCAGCCAGCAGCAGGTCCCCGGTCTTCCTGTCGCCAGCTTCACGGGCCTTGCGCAGATCGGCTACCAGAGCAGCTATAACAACTGGGCGCACTATACCCACTCACTGAACGGAACCCTTCTCTGGACGCACGGCAAGCACACCATCACCACCGGCTACCAGGGCAGACTGAACATGGAAATGCAGTCGGGACTCGGTAATCCGAATGGAGGCTTCTCCTTCGGAACAGCCTTCACCGGTGCTGTTAGGCCGGGTGGTTCCGTTGCAGGGACTCAGCAGGCATTGGCCTCATGGGCAACTTTCCTGCTCGGCTATCCGACGGGTGGCAGCCTGCAGCGACAGTTGACACAGGCGTTTAACCAGTTCGCGCACGGCCTCTTTCTTCAGGACGATTGGCGCGTCACGCCGAACCTGACAATCAATGCGGGTATCCGTTATGACCTGGAGACCGGCTTTAAGGATCGCCGTAACGCCTGGGCTGACTTTGACCCCACCGCCGCAAACCCGATCGGTGTAGCGGGCGGTGCTCAGTTCCTTGGCACTGGCAATAACCCCTCGCGCACCTGGGCTACGTCTTACAAGGAGTTCGGTCCGCGCCTTGGTATGTCTTACGCGGCAACGCCGACCACCGTCTTCCGCGGTGGCTATGGTCTGCTGTTCCTGCCGACGTCCGAGCGTGGATATAGCAACCCCAACATCGGATTCACCCAGTCGACCAGCATTCCAACCACATCCACGGGATATACACCTGCTGTGAAGGTGGACAACCCGTTCACCAGTGGCGTGTTGCTGCCAGCGGGCGCCAGTGCCGGGTCCCAGGTCAGCAACGGTACAACGATTTCGGGTGTTCAATACCGCAATCCTGTGTCGTACCAGCAGCAGTGGAACTTCGGTATGGAGCAGGGCCTGGGCAGAACGTTTACGTTGCAGTTGAACTACGTTGGTGGCCACGGTGTTCACCTGCCGATGAACGTTCGCTACAACGATCTGCAGCCGCAGTATTTCCTGCCGGTGGGAACAACAGATTTCACGCCGCTGACCAACCAAGTTGCAAACCCGTTTTACAACAACCAATATGTCATCGCTCCGGGTGTTTTGAAGAACGCCACGGTGCAGCAGGTGCAGTTGAATGCACGGTTCCCCCAGTACACTTCGGGCGCCATCAACGGACTGCAAAACAACAGCGCCAATGTCTCTTACCAGAACGTTGGCTCGACCACGTACAACGCCATGCAGGCAACGCTTGGTATCCATCGTCCAAACGGTGTGACCGGTTCGGTGTCATACGTCTGGTCTAAGCTGCTGGGCAATGTCAGCGATCTCACCAATGGCTTCCTGAACAACAACGGCAATCCGGGCTACCAGAACTTCTACTTCCCGCAATATGAGCACAGCACGCTTGCGACCGACCTGCGTCATCGCGTTGTTGGCACGGCAAACTACGCTCTGCCGGTAGGCCGTGGTAAGCGTTTCGGTGGCAACGTTCCCCGCTGGGCGGACCTGGTTGTTGGAGGCTGGGAGGTGAATACCGTCATTCAGGTTTCCTCTGGTCTTCCACTCAGCCTGGGTGTCAGCGGAGCGGGTAACTGGACGGGATCGAGGCCGATGTATAACGCTGGCGTCAACCCTCTCAATGGAGGCGGTACAAAGAGCCACATCTACGTCAACGGTGGTACGGCAATTCCTTACCTGAACCCTGCGGCATTCTCGCTGCCGGCCACCTTCCAGCTTGGCAATGTGCCTCGTTCGTGGGCAGCGATCCGTGGACCGCTGAACTTCTCGAACGATGCTTCCATCGTCAAGCGGTTTGTGATCCACGATCAGATTGGTCTGGAACTGCGTGCGGAAGCCTTCAATGTTCTGAACAAGGTTCAGTTTGCACTTCCGAATGTGAGTGTGAATTCAGGTGCGACCTCA